A genomic window from Chthonomonadales bacterium includes:
- a CDS encoding DUF2088 domain-containing protein produces MVHLTLDPSWFDYPDVPLPDVWTVECLQPAPLLDGADSAAGAAARTLADAARLPAGASVAVGVGSRGITGLEAAVRAVVAALKTAGLRPFIVPAMGSHGGATAEGQAAVLASYGVTEERVGAPVRASMDVVQLAALEDGYPVYLDRLASEADAILVVNRIKPHTDFHGRIESGLAKMCSIGLGKRLGADAIHRFGADGLRERMPRIARRVVECANVIGGVAILENLYGQTAEVHAVGPAGIGAGMEEELLRRARSLSPRLPFAELDVLIVDEMGKDISGSGMDTHVLGRARIPSIREEEWDGPHVRIVCALDLSERSHGNAAGIGLADMVTRRLVERVDWQATMTNHRTSGEGGVQRGHIPLVLEDGAACARAAIAACGRGGPVRLARIRSTARVRMLQVTQPLAAEARDREDLRVVGGPHPLDPDTKLEVG; encoded by the coding sequence ATGGTCCACCTCACTCTCGATCCCTCCTGGTTTGACTATCCCGATGTTCCGCTTCCCGACGTGTGGACCGTTGAGTGCCTGCAGCCGGCGCCGCTGCTCGATGGCGCCGACTCGGCGGCCGGCGCGGCGGCGAGGACTCTGGCGGACGCGGCCCGGCTCCCCGCGGGCGCGAGCGTCGCGGTTGGGGTCGGCAGCCGGGGCATCACGGGCCTCGAGGCCGCCGTGCGCGCCGTGGTGGCGGCGCTCAAGACCGCCGGACTGCGCCCGTTCATCGTGCCCGCGATGGGCAGCCACGGTGGCGCGACGGCGGAGGGGCAGGCCGCCGTACTCGCCTCCTACGGCGTGACGGAGGAGCGCGTCGGCGCGCCGGTCCGCGCGAGCATGGATGTCGTGCAGCTCGCCGCACTGGAGGATGGCTACCCCGTCTACCTCGACCGCCTCGCCTCGGAGGCCGACGCCATCCTGGTCGTGAACCGCATCAAGCCGCACACGGACTTCCACGGCCGGATCGAGAGCGGCCTCGCCAAGATGTGCTCCATCGGTCTCGGCAAACGGCTTGGCGCGGACGCCATTCATCGGTTTGGAGCGGACGGCCTGCGGGAGCGTATGCCTCGCATCGCGCGCCGCGTCGTTGAGTGCGCCAACGTGATCGGGGGCGTGGCCATCCTGGAGAACCTCTACGGCCAGACGGCCGAGGTGCACGCCGTAGGACCAGCCGGTATCGGCGCCGGGATGGAGGAGGAGCTTCTGCGGCGCGCGCGCTCACTGTCGCCGCGCCTTCCCTTCGCCGAGCTTGACGTGCTCATCGTCGACGAGATGGGCAAGGACATCAGCGGCTCGGGCATGGACACGCACGTGCTCGGGCGGGCGCGGATCCCCTCGATTCGTGAGGAGGAGTGGGACGGGCCCCATGTCCGCATCGTCTGTGCGCTCGACCTGAGCGAGCGCTCGCACGGCAACGCCGCCGGGATCGGCCTGGCCGACATGGTGACGCGCCGCCTGGTGGAGCGCGTGGACTGGCAAGCGACGATGACGAACCACCGCACCAGCGGCGAAGGCGGGGTACAGCGCGGCCACATCCCGCTCGTGCTCGAGGACGGCGCCGCGTGCGCGCGCGCCGCCATCGCGGCGTGCGGCCGCGGCGGGCCGGTGCGTCTCGCTCGCATCCGCAGCACCGCGCGCGTGCGGATGCTTCAGGTGACCCAGCCCCTGGCCGCGGAGGCGCGCGACCGTGAGGACCTGCGCGTGGTGGGAGGCCCTCACCCGCTCGACCCCGACACGAAGCTGGAAGTCGGCTGA
- a CDS encoding glycosyltransferase family 1 protein, which translates to MRILIPHTYPCRAAGIATVVGSDGALHELRTYGGPEADVAWDAAREPIDALERRLSEWTPDAFVFGVVEYFSAPFGIEDAPWLTAALVGDWNLGGQAAQLVAGSADVVLADQPGCERLRALGLPVVLHVPFWSFDPAVHRPVPGAERDIDIAMVGNFNHAVQSDRARWLARVAALSARWRVCVTTNVHGEDYARLMSRSRIVFNRSIRGEMNMRAFEAPACGALLFLERGNREVGAYYADGLECVLYGDDDLEPLLERYLADEDARARVARAGRARCLAFGPEHHLARLADVLAASRASRGRRAGVPPRERLHRHLRHALLVDWDPATTWRRAEAAAGLPGGLRLQAAMLAELSRRLPDGERRIGLLREALQLGARGLEAAPGDAAGLLNLARMHRAAGDSGGATAAARRALAALDDPLPDPDGLDGPYFPREFDVFGVEVEHVWASARRGSPEWTEGMRRALTWRACDLLCDAALESGGHQEALAFAERGLDALPHAAATRRKAALALLALGRGEEAGAMLRRAVEVAPLDPQLWIDLCELLRALGREEDCLRDAARFLAIVDGCPPYAGWRARLEPFARPAVPPLGGGRLRLLACPDWSRPAEWQEPLRACALALDAGDPVTVVLHVDPRIEPDAGPIARRVASFLDDDLALPEGRQLDVVLLHRPIEPERACPVWREGDMLLTSGEAGPALAAACPLPMLPCAWVAHARDVLRARSA; encoded by the coding sequence ATGCGGATCCTGATACCGCACACGTACCCGTGCAGGGCAGCGGGCATCGCCACGGTGGTCGGCTCCGACGGGGCTCTGCACGAGTTGCGCACCTACGGCGGGCCCGAAGCTGACGTGGCGTGGGATGCGGCGCGCGAGCCGATCGACGCGCTCGAGCGTCGACTGAGCGAGTGGACGCCGGACGCGTTCGTCTTCGGCGTCGTCGAGTACTTTTCGGCGCCGTTCGGAATCGAGGACGCGCCCTGGTTGACGGCGGCGCTCGTCGGTGACTGGAACCTGGGCGGCCAGGCCGCCCAACTGGTCGCCGGCTCGGCGGACGTTGTGCTGGCCGACCAGCCGGGCTGCGAACGGCTCCGCGCCCTCGGCCTTCCCGTCGTGCTCCACGTTCCGTTCTGGTCGTTTGATCCCGCCGTGCATCGCCCCGTGCCCGGCGCCGAGCGCGACATCGACATCGCGATGGTCGGCAACTTCAACCACGCCGTCCAGAGCGACCGCGCCCGTTGGCTCGCGCGGGTGGCCGCGCTCTCCGCGCGCTGGCGCGTGTGCGTGACCACCAACGTGCACGGAGAGGACTACGCGCGGCTGATGAGCCGCTCGCGAATCGTCTTCAACCGCAGCATTCGCGGCGAGATGAACATGCGCGCCTTCGAGGCGCCCGCCTGCGGCGCGCTCCTGTTCCTGGAGCGCGGCAACCGGGAGGTGGGCGCGTACTACGCCGATGGGCTCGAATGCGTGTTGTACGGAGACGACGACCTGGAGCCGCTCCTCGAGCGCTACCTCGCCGATGAGGACGCCCGTGCCCGCGTGGCGCGTGCCGGCCGCGCGCGGTGCCTGGCGTTCGGGCCCGAGCACCATCTGGCGCGGCTGGCCGACGTGCTGGCCGCCTCGCGAGCGAGCCGTGGCCGCCGCGCCGGCGTGCCGCCTCGCGAGCGTCTTCACCGCCACCTTCGGCACGCGCTCCTTGTGGACTGGGACCCGGCGACGACGTGGCGGCGCGCCGAGGCCGCGGCCGGGCTGCCCGGTGGCCTCCGGCTCCAGGCCGCAATGCTCGCCGAGCTCTCCCGCCGGCTGCCGGATGGCGAGCGCCGGATCGGGCTACTCCGCGAGGCGCTTCAGCTCGGCGCTCGTGGGCTCGAAGCGGCTCCAGGCGATGCGGCGGGCCTGCTGAACCTGGCGCGGATGCACCGGGCCGCTGGAGACAGCGGTGGGGCCACGGCCGCCGCGCGGCGAGCCCTGGCCGCACTCGATGACCCCTTGCCGGACCCGGACGGCCTGGACGGTCCCTACTTCCCGCGCGAGTTCGACGTGTTCGGCGTCGAGGTGGAGCACGTCTGGGCGAGCGCGCGGCGCGGCTCGCCAGAGTGGACGGAGGGCATGCGGCGCGCGCTCACGTGGCGCGCGTGCGACCTGCTCTGCGACGCGGCGCTGGAGTCCGGCGGCCATCAGGAGGCGCTGGCCTTCGCCGAGCGCGGGCTGGACGCGCTTCCCCACGCGGCAGCCACGCGCCGCAAGGCCGCCCTCGCCCTCCTTGCGCTCGGCCGCGGGGAGGAGGCCGGGGCGATGCTGCGGCGCGCCGTGGAGGTCGCTCCACTCGACCCGCAACTCTGGATCGACCTGTGCGAGCTGCTGCGTGCGCTCGGCCGCGAGGAGGACTGTCTCCGCGACGCCGCGCGCTTCCTCGCGATCGTGGATGGCTGTCCACCCTACGCCGGGTGGCGGGCACGGCTGGAGCCGTTCGCCCGCCCGGCGGTGCCGCCGCTCGGCGGGGGACGTCTGCGGCTGCTCGCCTGCCCGGACTGGTCCCGGCCGGCTGAGTGGCAGGAGCCGCTGCGCGCCTGCGCTCTTGCCCTGGACGCAGGCGACCCGGTGACGGTCGTGCTGCACGTGGACCCGCGCATCGAGCCGGATGCCGGGCCGATCGCCCGCCGTGTCGCCAGCTTTCTAGACGACGACCTGGCGCTGCCGGAGGGCCGGCAGCTGGACGTTGTCCTGCTTCACCGGCCCATCGAGCCCGAGCGCGCCTGCCCGGTCTGGCGCGAGGGCGACATGCTGTTAACCTCGGGCGAGGCCGGGCCCGCTCTCGCCGCCGCGTGCCCGCTGCCGATGCTGCCGTGCGCGTGGGTCGCCCATGCCCGCGACGTCCTGCGGGCCCGCTCAGCCTGA
- a CDS encoding class I SAM-dependent methyltransferase yields MEKVYLAELEALKALAESLPTTRMLSLARVSALVLLNMRYERIMLDRDLPTHPYPLVANLVREASAHLRAWSEVAFVEEGREPLERDRPAAMEESHHDLFQKLWVKFSPDEYRARIDRYVHRLRVNGLADGWARGMRCIDFGCGHGNFAHALLAAGAELVVGVDYGEESVAYAEAARDRLGVSPDRLRFRVATVYDVGEPDAGFDLAVQNGVFHHLEDEPAALSEVARVVRPGGWLWYYTDGAGAISHDLWDASVQILANVPTDLTLDYLRYLNLGAGKRYHLGDSLHAVYGHSTLEEVEERLRAAGFGCFRRLVGGYPTDFDHDVIAKDRWGREKFGCGDLRVLARRLQGAHQ; encoded by the coding sequence ATGGAGAAGGTCTACCTGGCGGAGCTGGAGGCGCTCAAGGCGCTGGCCGAGAGCCTTCCGACCACGCGCATGCTGTCGCTGGCCAGGGTCAGCGCGCTCGTCCTCCTCAACATGCGCTACGAGCGGATCATGCTCGATCGCGACCTGCCGACGCATCCGTACCCGCTGGTTGCGAACCTCGTCCGCGAGGCGAGCGCCCACCTGCGGGCCTGGTCTGAGGTCGCGTTCGTCGAGGAGGGCCGCGAGCCTCTGGAGCGCGATCGGCCGGCGGCGATGGAGGAATCCCACCACGACCTGTTCCAGAAGCTCTGGGTCAAGTTCTCGCCGGACGAGTACCGTGCGCGAATCGACCGCTACGTGCACCGGTTGCGGGTCAACGGCCTCGCCGACGGTTGGGCGCGTGGCATGCGCTGCATCGACTTCGGCTGCGGCCACGGCAACTTCGCCCACGCGCTTCTGGCCGCGGGGGCCGAGCTCGTCGTCGGCGTCGACTATGGGGAGGAGAGCGTCGCGTATGCGGAGGCCGCGCGCGATCGCCTCGGCGTGAGCCCGGACCGCCTGCGCTTCCGTGTGGCGACCGTGTACGATGTCGGCGAGCCGGACGCAGGCTTCGACCTGGCCGTGCAGAATGGCGTCTTCCACCATCTGGAGGACGAGCCGGCGGCGCTGAGCGAGGTCGCGCGCGTCGTGCGCCCCGGCGGCTGGCTATGGTACTACACCGACGGCGCCGGCGCAATCAGTCACGACCTCTGGGACGCCTCGGTTCAGATCCTCGCCAACGTGCCGACCGACCTGACCCTCGACTACCTGCGGTACCTGAACCTCGGCGCCGGGAAGCGCTATCACCTGGGCGACAGCCTGCACGCCGTCTACGGTCACTCGACCCTGGAGGAGGTAGAGGAGCGGCTGCGCGCCGCCGGGTTCGGCTGCTTCCGCCGTCTGGTGGGCGGCTACCCAACCGACTTCGACCACGACGTCATCGCGAAGGACCGCTGGGGTCGCGAGAAGTTCGGCTGCGGGGACCTGCGAGTGCTGGCGCGACGCCTCCAGGGAGCCCACCAATGA
- a CDS encoding class I SAM-dependent methyltransferase yields MSQAPTQASHAGQRFSLYHTEGREDSLRQWMAPYADMFAGRGRVLDVGCGPGLFLDLLRERGVEAHGIDLDADMVARCRARGHSADVGDARDRAGLGGPWGGIHLGHVVEHMDGPAAVALLEACAGALEPGGLLVVRTPNWANDQVRGGGFWLDHTHVRPYPLELLERVLADIGMVVGERGHEPTGWQDIFVAARKPEAVRPAATDALGEVREAVAAGRFDEAVCVAAHAAAAAPAQDGPWLLLALSLRLSGRLVDAADAVERALTVRESPEALMELLRVSLAAGGVDAASMALEAIEARYPDWAEAARGEVAATAAAPR; encoded by the coding sequence ATGAGCCAGGCCCCCACGCAGGCGTCCCACGCAGGCCAGCGCTTCAGCCTCTACCACACCGAGGGACGGGAGGATTCGCTGCGGCAGTGGATGGCTCCGTACGCCGACATGTTCGCTGGCCGCGGCCGCGTGCTGGACGTGGGCTGCGGCCCCGGCCTGTTTCTTGACCTGTTGCGCGAGCGCGGCGTCGAGGCACATGGCATCGATCTGGACGCCGATATGGTGGCGCGCTGCCGTGCGCGCGGGCACAGCGCCGACGTCGGCGACGCTCGAGATCGCGCTGGCCTGGGCGGTCCCTGGGGCGGCATCCATCTCGGCCACGTGGTCGAGCACATGGACGGGCCGGCGGCGGTGGCGCTCCTGGAGGCCTGCGCGGGCGCCCTGGAGCCCGGCGGGCTCCTCGTGGTGCGGACGCCCAACTGGGCCAACGACCAGGTGCGCGGCGGCGGCTTCTGGCTCGACCACACGCACGTGCGGCCCTACCCACTGGAGCTTCTGGAGCGGGTGCTGGCCGACATCGGCATGGTCGTCGGGGAGCGCGGCCACGAGCCCACCGGCTGGCAGGACATCTTCGTGGCCGCGCGCAAGCCCGAGGCAGTCAGGCCGGCGGCAACCGACGCGCTCGGCGAGGTGCGCGAGGCGGTGGCCGCCGGCAGGTTCGACGAGGCGGTCTGCGTGGCGGCGCACGCCGCGGCGGCGGCGCCCGCGCAGGATGGCCCGTGGCTGCTTCTGGCGCTCTCGCTCCGCCTGTCGGGTCGGCTAGTGGACGCCGCCGACGCCGTGGAACGCGCGCTCACGGTGCGCGAGAGCCCCGAGGCGCTGATGGAGCTTCTGCGTGTGAGCCTCGCGGCCGGCGGCGTGGACGCCGCCTCGATGGCGCTGGAGGCCATCGAGGCGCGCTACCCGGACTGGGCGGAGGCCGCCCGCGGCGAGGTGGCGGCTACCGCCGCGGCGCCGCGATGA
- a CDS encoding methyltransferase domain-containing protein: protein MRFHPVEPPRRFPVGARAVSMSDCGQMEAEPDEQVTFVTPGGAEYDVARKAWGFYATPSTDGRLAAQGWRTAVVRNAQGRHYVLLAERARLADLDAYLAAEHMRVVAWLDETADLARIDGRTGAERACVCGATDLELAWRYEAPPACERPLPGCVGSPYPRDLLRCRACGHFLAVHELDEAALYAAGYVDANYGDAAGIQAAFERIVALPPERSDNAGRVRRVLAFAAECGAGDGTVGPSVLDVGSGLCVFLHGMRAAGWRCLALDPDDRAAEHARAVVGVEALCGDLLASEPGGPFAVVTLNRVLEHVADPIAMLRRAGDLVAEGGFLYLEVPDGETAAHEGFEREEFTLDHRHAFSAASLSLTAMRAGLDVARLERLREPSGKRTLLAFLSPAGSALPAGASGAPRSRIEARYRVDDPVYLADEQQYREPKAAFVRVLDRIAARAGDRPLSLVDVGCASGAFLHHAAQRLRLSAALGIDVAPALLDAARTAVPAARFVRGSITDPAFAPPGRFDVCTCLGTMSLFDDLGVPLTNLLRLVAPGGRLLILDTVNPHGVDVLLRHRRSATPLSAWEVAFNARGRETYERCLRRLLPRCRWSWHPFRMPFALPPSGDPLRAWTMATEEDPHQLVVGTGMLLTFEILEVAVEGAS from the coding sequence GTGAGGTTCCATCCTGTAGAGCCGCCGCGGCGCTTCCCGGTGGGAGCGCGCGCTGTCTCGATGAGCGACTGCGGCCAGATGGAGGCCGAGCCGGACGAGCAGGTCACGTTCGTCACGCCGGGCGGCGCCGAGTATGACGTGGCGCGCAAGGCATGGGGCTTCTACGCCACGCCGTCGACCGATGGCCGGCTCGCGGCCCAGGGATGGCGGACCGCCGTTGTGCGCAACGCGCAGGGCCGCCACTACGTCCTGCTTGCCGAGCGCGCGCGCCTCGCCGACCTCGACGCGTACCTGGCGGCCGAGCACATGCGCGTCGTCGCGTGGCTCGATGAGACCGCGGACCTAGCCCGCATCGACGGCCGAACCGGCGCCGAGCGGGCCTGCGTCTGCGGCGCGACGGACCTTGAGTTGGCATGGCGCTACGAGGCGCCGCCGGCGTGCGAGCGGCCGCTGCCCGGGTGCGTTGGCTCCCCCTATCCCCGCGACCTGCTGAGGTGCCGCGCGTGCGGGCACTTCCTCGCCGTCCACGAGCTCGACGAGGCGGCGCTCTACGCGGCCGGCTACGTCGACGCGAACTACGGCGACGCGGCTGGCATCCAGGCCGCCTTCGAGCGCATCGTGGCGCTCCCTCCGGAGCGATCCGACAACGCCGGGCGCGTTCGGCGCGTGCTCGCCTTCGCCGCCGAGTGCGGAGCCGGTGACGGCACCGTCGGGCCGTCGGTTCTGGACGTCGGCTCCGGGCTGTGCGTGTTTCTGCATGGAATGCGCGCGGCCGGATGGCGGTGCCTGGCGCTCGATCCGGACGACCGCGCGGCCGAGCACGCACGCGCGGTCGTCGGGGTGGAGGCCCTGTGCGGAGACTTGTTGGCCTCCGAGCCCGGCGGCCCGTTTGCCGTCGTCACTCTTAACCGCGTGCTGGAGCATGTGGCCGATCCCATCGCCATGCTCCGGCGGGCCGGGGATCTGGTGGCCGAAGGGGGATTCCTCTACTTGGAGGTCCCGGATGGTGAGACCGCCGCGCACGAGGGCTTCGAGCGCGAGGAGTTCACGCTCGACCATCGACACGCGTTCAGCGCGGCCTCTCTCTCCCTGACGGCCATGCGAGCCGGCCTCGACGTGGCGCGCCTGGAGCGGCTGCGCGAGCCCAGCGGCAAGCGCACGCTCCTCGCCTTCCTGAGCCCGGCCGGCTCCGCGCTTCCGGCGGGAGCGTCCGGGGCGCCTCGCTCCCGGATCGAGGCGCGGTACCGGGTTGACGACCCCGTCTACCTCGCCGACGAGCAGCAGTACCGTGAGCCCAAGGCGGCCTTCGTCCGTGTGCTCGACCGGATCGCCGCTCGCGCCGGGGATCGCCCGCTGTCATTGGTGGACGTTGGGTGCGCGTCGGGAGCGTTCCTGCATCACGCCGCGCAGCGCTTGCGCCTGAGCGCCGCGCTCGGGATCGACGTGGCGCCCGCGCTGTTGGACGCGGCCCGCACTGCCGTGCCCGCCGCGCGGTTCGTGCGCGGCTCTATAACAGACCCGGCGTTCGCGCCACCAGGCCGCTTCGACGTGTGCACCTGTCTGGGCACGATGAGCCTCTTCGACGACCTGGGGGTGCCGCTGACCAACCTGCTGCGCCTCGTCGCGCCCGGGGGGCGACTGCTGATCCTCGACACCGTGAACCCGCACGGCGTCGACGTGCTGCTGAGGCACCGCCGGTCCGCCACTCCGCTCAGCGCGTGGGAGGTCGCCTTCAACGCGCGCGGCCGCGAGACCTACGAGCGGTGCTTGCGGCGGCTGTTGCCGCGCTGCCGATGGTCGTGGCACCCCTTCCGCATGCCGTTTGCGCTGCCGCCCTCGGGCGACCCGCTCCGCGCGTGGACGATGGCCACGGAGGAGGACCCGCACCAACTCGTGGTGGGCACCGGGATGCTGCTGACGTTCGAGATCCTGGAGGTCGCGGTGGAGGGCGCGAGCTGA
- a CDS encoding tetratricopeptide repeat protein, with the protein MPIRIATDRPGVIWHGPLFVHSSLALVNRELSLALLEAGHAEIGFDDPTEAAFGAEADSRFGALADRLRVRPADPAVTVRHFWPPDFGRPDTPALVLMQPWEYGSLPAAWVPGVLDNVDEVWAYSRYVRDIYVAAGIPTEMVHVVPAGVNTRRFHPGVAPIPLPTERAFRFLFVGGTIARKGIDVLLEAYTRAFTDRDDVTLIVKDFGVGSFYQGQDAGALIAALRARPGAPEIVHLTRDMSEDEIAGLYAACDCLVHPYRGEGFALTIAEAMACGKPVVCTGHGAALDYANEANAFLIPATVSRFGERRVGAMETIDFPSWAEPDREALTATLREIAADPEAARARGVRAAQDVADHLTWAHAATAAAARIAALARGVPHALARRREETAEAADAPKQRALAAARAGDWEAARGLAQAWWATHREDADIANCLAVARYRTGDTEGAVTLLCECLERHPEHRDSHHNLAFVLLECGRVHEAIEHALAAARASPDSAEIRRTLERCRAAVARDVRRLRKAGRAGKADAAYEVGREAVRRADQALVGLGRPEPSAPGRPRVSLVMIARDEERFLPDCLESVREVVDEMVLVDTGSTDATVRIAEGFGARIARHVWSDDFSEARNVSLQAATGEWALWLDADERLAAGQAAAVRALVASAPAEVGGYLVSIRNFMQTRDNAEVCWHRALRLFRLTPHTRFTGRVHEQNARSLQEAGYRIEACELVVDHLGYAPEVMDERNKHERFIRMLHREVEEGEGSVFHAFHLFNLGNAYFTAGDITAAVPWLERAAEHPNTAEEYCAVLFVELATGLYMTGRTRDALAACDRAESLGVRHPGIDFARGHALLRAQDYSGAEQSFRRALEQGAGSALPIAGDAGAYSYKARYGLGLALVGQERLEEATEACRQVLAEQEAFVDARYLLADTHRRLRRIPEAVEEYERVLAQRPEMGPALDDLGLLLLGQRDPGRALPILRRATAARDAGPNVWAGRASAAEQLGHLAEARDAYACARRKAPGSADLMVNHGRVLAALGDDAGAIDAFADAVEAAPTCANAYFNAADVLYRLGVYDRAAGVLERGTDLDPANAAGWFVLGNTRFQIGAVAEAIAAYDRALALRPDYAEAIHNRALAAEARAA; encoded by the coding sequence ATGCCGATCCGCATCGCCACCGACCGGCCCGGGGTCATCTGGCACGGACCGCTGTTCGTGCACAGCAGCCTGGCGCTCGTCAACCGCGAGCTCTCGCTCGCCCTGTTGGAGGCTGGCCATGCGGAGATCGGCTTCGATGACCCTACCGAGGCCGCGTTCGGGGCGGAGGCCGATTCGCGCTTCGGCGCGCTCGCCGACCGGCTGCGAGTGCGGCCGGCCGACCCGGCCGTCACGGTCCGGCACTTCTGGCCGCCCGACTTCGGCCGGCCGGACACGCCGGCTCTCGTGCTGATGCAGCCCTGGGAGTACGGGTCGCTGCCCGCGGCCTGGGTGCCCGGCGTGCTCGACAACGTGGACGAGGTATGGGCCTATTCGCGCTATGTGCGCGACATCTACGTGGCCGCTGGCATACCGACCGAGATGGTGCACGTGGTGCCGGCCGGAGTCAACACCCGGCGGTTCCATCCGGGTGTCGCGCCGATCCCGCTGCCGACGGAGCGCGCCTTCCGTTTCCTCTTCGTCGGCGGCACCATCGCGCGCAAGGGAATCGATGTGCTGCTCGAGGCCTACACCCGCGCGTTCACCGACCGCGATGACGTGACGCTCATCGTCAAGGACTTCGGAGTCGGCTCGTTCTACCAGGGGCAGGACGCTGGCGCGCTGATCGCCGCGCTGCGCGCCCGGCCCGGCGCCCCCGAGATCGTGCACCTGACGCGGGACATGTCGGAGGACGAGATCGCCGGGCTCTACGCGGCCTGCGACTGTCTCGTGCATCCGTACCGTGGCGAGGGGTTCGCGCTGACCATCGCGGAGGCGATGGCCTGCGGCAAGCCGGTGGTCTGCACCGGCCATGGAGCCGCGCTGGACTACGCCAACGAGGCGAACGCCTTCCTTATTCCGGCCACGGTGTCGCGCTTCGGCGAGCGGCGCGTCGGCGCGATGGAGACGATCGACTTCCCGTCATGGGCCGAGCCGGACCGCGAGGCGCTCACGGCCACGCTCCGGGAGATCGCCGCGGACCCCGAGGCAGCCCGCGCGCGTGGGGTCCGGGCCGCCCAGGACGTTGCCGACCACCTGACCTGGGCGCATGCGGCGACCGCCGCGGCCGCGCGCATCGCGGCGCTCGCTCGCGGCGTTCCGCACGCGCTTGCGCGGCGCCGGGAGGAGACCGCTGAAGCAGCGGACGCGCCGAAGCAGCGGGCGCTCGCGGCGGCCCGCGCGGGCGACTGGGAGGCCGCGAGGGGGCTCGCCCAAGCCTGGTGGGCCACCCATCGGGAGGATGCCGACATCGCCAACTGCCTGGCCGTCGCGCGCTACCGCACCGGCGACACGGAGGGCGCGGTGACGCTGCTGTGCGAGTGCCTGGAGCGCCACCCCGAGCACCGGGACTCCCATCACAACCTGGCGTTCGTGCTGCTCGAGTGCGGGCGCGTCCACGAGGCGATCGAGCACGCGTTGGCCGCTGCGCGGGCCTCGCCGGACTCCGCCGAGATCCGGCGGACGCTCGAGCGGTGCCGGGCCGCGGTCGCGCGGGATGTGCGCCGGCTCCGCAAGGCCGGCCGCGCCGGCAAGGCCGACGCGGCATACGAGGTCGGACGCGAGGCCGTGCGCCGCGCGGACCAGGCGCTCGTGGGGCTCGGCCGGCCGGAGCCGTCCGCGCCGGGCCGGCCGCGTGTCTCGCTGGTGATGATCGCGCGTGACGAGGAGCGGTTCCTTCCGGACTGTCTTGAGAGCGTGCGCGAGGTCGTCGACGAGATGGTGCTCGTGGACACCGGATCGACCGACGCCACGGTTCGGATCGCCGAGGGTTTCGGTGCGCGCATCGCGCGGCACGTGTGGAGCGACGACTTCTCGGAGGCGCGCAACGTGTCGCTGCAAGCCGCCACCGGCGAGTGGGCGCTCTGGCTCGACGCGGACGAGCGGCTCGCCGCCGGGCAGGCCGCGGCGGTGCGCGCCCTGGTCGCGTCGGCGCCGGCCGAGGTCGGCGGCTACCTGGTGAGCATTCGCAACTTCATGCAGACGCGCGACAACGCCGAGGTCTGCTGGCACCGCGCGCTGCGTCTCTTCCGTCTCACTCCGCACACTCGGTTCACCGGCCGCGTCCACGAGCAGAACGCGCGGTCGCTTCAGGAGGCCGGCTACCGCATTGAGGCCTGCGAGCTCGTGGTCGACCACCTCGGATACGCGCCGGAGGTGATGGACGAGCGGAACAAGCACGAGCGCTTCATCCGGATGCTGCACCGCGAGGTGGAGGAGGGCGAGGGATCGGTTTTCCACGCCTTCCATCTGTTCAACCTGGGCAACGCCTACTTCACGGCCGGTGACATCACCGCGGCGGTTCCCTGGCTCGAGCGCGCCGCCGAGCACCCGAACACGGCCGAGGAGTACTGCGCCGTGCTCTTCGTCGAACTCGCCACCGGGCTCTACATGACTGGGCGGACGCGGGACGCCCTCGCCGCTTGTGACCGCGCCGAGTCGCTCGGCGTGCGTCACCCTGGCATCGACTTCGCCCGTGGCCACGCGCTCCTCCGGGCACAAGACTACTCGGGCGCCGAACAGAGCTTCCGCCGCGCCCTCGAGCAGGGCGCCGGCTCGGCCCTGCCCATCGCTGGCGATGCGGGCGCCTACTCATACAAGGCCCGCTACGGGCTCGGCCTCGCCCTTGTCGGTCAAGAGCGCCTGGAGGAGGCCACGGAGGCGTGCCGGCAGGTCCTCGCGGAGCAGGAGGCCTTCGTCGATGCGCGCTACCTGCTCGCGGACACGCATCGGCGGCTCCGGCGGATTCCCGAGGCGGTGGAGGAGTACGAGCGCGTGCTGGCGCAGCGCCCCGAGATGGGGCCGGCGCTCGATGACCTCGGTCTCCTCCTGCTCGGCCAGCGCGACCCGGGCCGCGCGCTCCCGATCCTGCGCCGCGCCACAGCGGCGCGAGACGCCGGGCCCAACGTCTGGGCGGGTCGCGCGTCCGCCGCCGAGCAGCTCGGTCACCTTGCGGAGGCGCGCGACGCCTACGCGTGCGCCCGCCGCAAGGCGCCCGGCAGCGCCGATTTGATGGTGAACCACGGGCGGGTGCTGGCCGCGCTCGGCGACGATGCCGGCGCGATCGACGCCTTCGCGGACGCCGTCGAGGCGGCGCCGACCTGCGCGAACGCGTACTTCAACGCCGCCGACGTGCTGTATCGTCTCGGTGTCTACGACCGCGCCGCGGGGGTCCTGGAGCGCGGTACCGACCTCGACCCGGCGAACGCCGCCGGCTGGTTCGTGCTCGGCAACACCCGCTTTCAGATCGGCGCCGTCGCCGAGGCCATCGCGGCCTACGATCGCGCGCTCGCGCTGCGGCCGGACTACGCGGAGGCCATCCATAACCGGGCGCTCGCCGCCGAGGCCCGGGCCGCGTGA